A section of the Streptomyces sp. Je 1-369 genome encodes:
- a CDS encoding alpha-amylase has protein sequence MTGLPAQPVVHEVNTRVWLRELQRRTGSHTGLADVPKDAWDHITPHGVDAVWLMGVWERSPAGRAIALRDASLRDAFARAVPDIADDEIAGSPYCIRRYEADAALGGAEGLAVARAELDRRGVGLLLDYVPNHVAPDSPWVTEHPEYFVRGTAEDLRRDPAAFLDTGTEVYARGRDPFFPPWPDVVQLDAFAPALRAATAQVLTDIGSVCDGVRCDMAMLLMNDVFARTWGQYAGFAPQQEFWPTVLADVRRRHPAMVFAAEAYWDLEWALQQQGFDFCYDKRLYDRIVHEDAESVRQHLQAPVDYQRRLVRFLENHDEPRAAHTLPADKERAAAVAIATLPGATLWHEGQFTGRRTQLPVFLDRRPEEEPDTGLRAFHERLLSAVHKSGMREGSWRLIGSEGWPDNPSHRSVLAWSWTGARGRFAVAVNLSGRPAQARIRLPWPELGGRPTQLTGLLDGSRHARSGDELNDPGLYVDLAPWGTHLFAVAADSGT, from the coding sequence ATGACCGGGCTGCCCGCACAACCCGTCGTGCACGAAGTGAACACCCGGGTGTGGCTGCGCGAGCTCCAGCGGCGCACCGGCTCGCACACCGGCCTCGCCGACGTCCCCAAGGACGCCTGGGACCACATCACCCCGCACGGCGTCGACGCCGTCTGGCTCATGGGGGTGTGGGAGCGGAGCCCGGCGGGCCGCGCCATCGCCCTGCGCGACGCGTCGCTGCGGGACGCCTTCGCGCGGGCGGTGCCCGACATCGCCGACGACGAGATCGCCGGGTCGCCCTACTGCATCCGCCGCTACGAGGCCGACGCGGCCCTGGGCGGCGCCGAGGGGCTCGCCGTGGCCCGCGCCGAGCTCGACCGGCGCGGCGTCGGACTGCTGCTCGACTACGTGCCGAACCACGTCGCGCCCGACAGCCCGTGGGTGACCGAGCACCCCGAGTACTTCGTCCGTGGCACGGCCGAGGACCTGCGGCGCGATCCGGCCGCGTTCCTCGACACCGGCACCGAGGTGTACGCGCGCGGCCGGGACCCCTTCTTCCCGCCGTGGCCCGACGTCGTCCAGCTCGACGCCTTCGCGCCCGCCCTGCGCGCCGCCACCGCCCAGGTCCTCACCGACATCGGGAGCGTCTGCGACGGGGTGCGCTGCGACATGGCGATGCTGCTCATGAACGACGTCTTCGCCCGCACCTGGGGGCAGTACGCGGGGTTCGCGCCCCAGCAGGAGTTCTGGCCCACCGTGCTCGCCGACGTCCGGCGCCGCCACCCGGCCATGGTCTTCGCCGCCGAGGCGTACTGGGACCTCGAATGGGCCCTCCAGCAACAGGGGTTCGACTTCTGCTACGACAAGCGGCTCTACGACCGCATCGTGCACGAGGACGCGGAATCCGTCCGGCAGCACCTCCAGGCGCCGGTGGACTACCAGCGCCGCCTCGTACGGTTCCTGGAGAACCACGACGAGCCGAGGGCCGCGCACACGCTGCCCGCCGACAAGGAACGTGCGGCGGCCGTCGCCATCGCGACACTGCCCGGGGCGACGCTGTGGCACGAGGGCCAGTTCACCGGGCGCCGCACCCAGCTGCCCGTCTTCCTGGACCGCAGGCCCGAGGAGGAACCCGACACCGGGCTCCGCGCCTTCCACGAACGGCTCCTGTCCGCCGTCCACAAGAGCGGGATGCGCGAGGGGAGTTGGCGGCTGATCGGCAGCGAGGGGTGGCCCGACAACCCCAGCCACCGCTCCGTGCTCGCCTGGAGCTGGACCGGTGCCCGCGGACGGTTCGCCGTGGCCGTGAACCTCTCCGGGCGGCCCGCGCAGGCCAGGATCCGCCTGCCCTGGCCCGAACTGGGCGGCCGTCCGACGCAGCTGACCGGCCTCCTGGACGGCTCCCGCCACGCACGCTCCGGCGACGAGCTGAACGACCCCGGCCTCTACGTCGACCTCGCCCCCTGGGGCACCCACCTGTTCGCCGTCGCCGCCGACAGCGGCACCTGA
- a CDS encoding MFS transporter — protein sequence MSDHTTPPGPASGPAPGPTTGGPRHVLLPLALAQFICSFAGSNMNVMINDISEDLDTTVQGVQTAITIFLLVMAALMIPGGKLTDRYGRKRCFQAGLAVYGVGALLSAFAPGLGLLILGNSVLEGIGTALLIPPVYILATLLYTGVTDRARAFGAIMAMGGIGAAAGPLIGGLITTAISWRAAFVFQALIVGLILLLSRRVPDPLPAAPTASFDIRGTVLSAVGLIVLVTGILAVDDNAWLAVALLAAGALILLWFFRSARAMERAGKEPLLSTSLFHNRTSNLGLITQHVQWLVLMGVSFVVAAYLQVVRGYNAIETGVIFTAATVGLLASSLAAERFARRRAQRTLITGGFAITLGGLVVLLAMSGGSASAWASSPGLFLIGVGLGVMLTPSVNIVQSSFGEDEQGEISGLSRSVSNLGSSVGTAIAGTILVADPAHAYAAALITLAALGLVGLGAATLLPRGAVPNVATTRGRAAGAG from the coding sequence ATGTCCGACCACACCACGCCGCCGGGCCCGGCATCGGGTCCGGCGCCGGGACCGACCACCGGCGGACCCCGCCACGTCCTGCTCCCCCTGGCCCTCGCCCAGTTCATCTGCAGCTTCGCGGGCTCCAACATGAACGTGATGATCAACGACATCAGCGAGGACCTGGACACCACGGTGCAGGGCGTCCAGACCGCCATCACGATCTTCCTCCTCGTGATGGCGGCCCTTATGATCCCCGGCGGCAAGCTCACCGACCGCTACGGCCGCAAACGCTGCTTCCAGGCGGGCCTCGCGGTGTACGGCGTCGGCGCCCTGCTCAGCGCGTTCGCACCCGGCCTCGGCCTGCTCATCCTCGGCAACTCCGTCCTGGAGGGCATCGGCACGGCCCTGCTCATCCCGCCCGTGTACATCCTCGCCACGCTGCTGTACACCGGCGTGACCGACCGGGCCCGCGCCTTCGGCGCCATCATGGCCATGGGCGGCATCGGCGCGGCCGCGGGGCCGTTGATCGGCGGACTCATCACCACGGCGATCAGCTGGCGTGCCGCCTTCGTGTTCCAGGCCCTCATCGTCGGCCTCATCCTGCTGCTCAGCCGTCGCGTGCCCGACCCGCTGCCCGCGGCCCCCACCGCTTCCTTCGACATCCGCGGCACGGTCCTCAGCGCCGTCGGACTCATCGTCCTGGTCACGGGCATCCTGGCCGTCGACGACAACGCGTGGCTGGCCGTCGCGCTGCTCGCCGCCGGGGCACTGATCCTCCTCTGGTTCTTCCGCTCGGCACGCGCGATGGAGAGGGCGGGCAAGGAACCGCTCCTCTCCACCTCCCTCTTCCACAACCGCACCTCCAACCTGGGCCTCATCACCCAGCACGTGCAGTGGCTGGTGCTGATGGGGGTGTCGTTCGTCGTCGCCGCCTACCTCCAGGTCGTCCGCGGCTACAACGCCATCGAGACCGGCGTGATCTTCACGGCGGCAACGGTGGGCCTGCTCGCCTCGTCCCTGGCCGCCGAACGCTTCGCCAGACGCCGCGCCCAACGGACGCTCATCACGGGCGGGTTCGCCATCACCCTCGGCGGCCTCGTCGTCCTGCTCGCCATGTCGGGCGGCTCCGCGAGCGCCTGGGCGTCGTCCCCCGGGCTCTTCCTCATCGGGGTGGGCCTCGGGGTGATGCTGACTCCGTCGGTCAACATCGTCCAGTCGAGCTTCGGCGAGGACGAGCAGGGCGAGATATCGGGCCTGTCCCGCAGCGTCTCGAACCTGGGTTCGTCCGTGGGCACCGCCATCGCGGGCACGATCCTCGTCGCCGACCCGGCCCACGCGTACGCCGCCGCGTTGATCACCCTCGCCGCGCTGGGCCTGGTCGGCCTCGGCGCCGCGACGCTACTGCCCAGGGGCGCGGTCCCGAACGTGGCGACGACGCGGGGGCGGGCCGCGGGGGCGGGTTAG
- a CDS encoding RDD family protein, translated as MNGDAAAPDVPRQARGRPAGLVSRLLACGIDALVVALLGVVLHLGASALVLVVTGPPFRTLDPPAWVTAACGTAIALSYAAGSWVTTGRTAGGQVMGLRVSARSGRLLRAAPALLRAALCLALPAGLLWIPLSRRNASVQDVLVRSTVIYDWTPRSPAVSAYRSNAPNP; from the coding sequence GTGAACGGCGACGCGGCGGCCCCGGACGTGCCGCGGCAGGCGCGGGGACGGCCCGCCGGGCTCGTCTCACGGCTCCTCGCCTGTGGCATCGACGCGCTGGTCGTGGCGTTGCTCGGCGTCGTCCTGCACCTGGGGGCGTCCGCGCTCGTCCTCGTGGTGACCGGACCGCCGTTCAGGACCCTCGACCCGCCCGCGTGGGTGACGGCGGCGTGCGGCACCGCGATCGCCCTCTCCTACGCGGCGGGCAGCTGGGTCACGACGGGCCGTACAGCCGGGGGCCAGGTGATGGGGCTGCGGGTGAGCGCCCGCTCGGGCCGCCTGCTCCGGGCAGCGCCCGCGCTGCTGCGGGCCGCACTCTGCCTGGCCCTCCCGGCGGGCCTGCTGTGGATCCCCCTGAGCCGCCGCAACGCATCCGTCCAGGACGTTCTGGTGCGCAGCACGGTCATCTACGACTGGACACCCCGCAGCCCGGCGGTCTCCGCGTACCGCAGCAACGCCCCGAACCCCTAA
- a CDS encoding peptidoglycan-binding protein → MATPLSPDALVRALRGEGVRMREHGNWRTHNRNHKGAWGPVHGVMLHHTAGRDSLALCRRGMPDLPGPLCIGLIGKDGTLHLVGYGRTNHAGNGSAAALDAVRRSKTLPSRPGPDAVDGNARFYGFEIENLGNGRDPFPAAQLDTVERLSAALCRAHGWSGASVIGHKEWTRRKIDPTFSMPVMRGRVAKRLGSDAPGGEGDGGTAYEPFPGAAFFAIGRRDALFTSVGRRLVKEGCGRYEVGPGPVWTEADRASYAAWQHKLGYRGADADGIPGRASWDRLRVPRA, encoded by the coding sequence ATGGCCACGCCTCTGTCCCCCGACGCCCTCGTTCGCGCCCTGCGCGGCGAGGGCGTCCGCATGAGAGAACACGGCAACTGGAGGACGCACAACCGCAACCACAAGGGCGCCTGGGGCCCGGTGCACGGCGTCATGCTGCACCACACCGCAGGACGCGACAGCCTCGCCCTCTGCCGCCGGGGCATGCCGGATCTGCCGGGACCGCTCTGCATCGGGCTGATCGGCAAGGACGGCACGCTCCACCTGGTCGGCTACGGCCGCACCAACCACGCGGGCAACGGTTCGGCCGCGGCGCTCGACGCCGTGCGCAGGTCGAAGACGCTGCCGTCGCGGCCGGGGCCCGACGCCGTGGACGGCAACGCCCGGTTCTACGGCTTCGAGATCGAGAACCTCGGCAACGGCCGCGACCCCTTCCCCGCCGCCCAGCTCGACACGGTGGAACGCCTCTCGGCGGCGCTGTGCCGGGCGCACGGCTGGTCGGGGGCGAGCGTCATCGGCCACAAGGAGTGGACCCGGCGCAAGATCGACCCGACCTTCTCCATGCCGGTGATGCGGGGGCGGGTCGCGAAGCGGCTCGGCTCCGACGCGCCGGGCGGCGAAGGCGACGGAGGCACCGCGTACGAACCGTTCCCCGGGGCCGCGTTCTTCGCGATCGGGCGGCGGGACGCGCTGTTCACGTCCGTCGGGCGGCGGCTCGTCAAGGAGGGCTGCGGGCGGTACGAGGTCGGGCCCGGGCCCGTCTGGACCGAGGCCGACCGTGCCTCGTACGCCGCCTGGCAGCACAAGCTCGGCTACCGGGGCGCGGACGCGGACGGGATACCGGGCCGCGCGAGCTGGGACCGCCTGCGCGTGCCGCGGGCGTGA
- a CDS encoding phage tail protein — protein sequence MAGNNGKEIRVAGTGRVLIAQVGTEAPATIATDWDKAKWTDLGYTTTDGIKFNKKDKIDPVDTWQSVSPARFIYSDRDLTVKFQLLQLNKANLAFFMGGGEVKAATTPTTIDAQAEADLKEFTYDLANSPAADERALGIEFTDGAAKYRFIVPRGQVTETEEIGLTRTGAVKLGVTFTALAKDDNAPLASFRIKELATSYS from the coding sequence ATGGCAGGCAACAACGGCAAGGAAATCCGCGTCGCAGGTACCGGACGCGTGCTGATCGCGCAGGTCGGGACCGAGGCGCCGGCCACCATCGCCACCGACTGGGACAAGGCGAAGTGGACGGACCTCGGTTACACCACGACCGACGGCATCAAGTTCAACAAGAAGGACAAGATCGACCCGGTCGACACCTGGCAGTCGGTGAGCCCGGCGCGGTTCATCTACTCCGACCGCGACCTCACCGTGAAGTTCCAGCTGCTGCAGCTGAACAAGGCGAACCTGGCCTTCTTCATGGGCGGTGGCGAGGTCAAGGCGGCCACCACGCCGACGACGATCGACGCGCAGGCCGAGGCCGACCTGAAGGAGTTCACGTACGACCTCGCCAACTCCCCGGCGGCGGACGAGCGTGCGCTCGGCATCGAGTTCACCGACGGAGCGGCGAAGTACCGGTTCATCGTGCCGCGCGGTCAGGTCACCGAGACCGAGGAGATCGGTCTGACCCGGACCGGCGCGGTGAAGCTGGGCGTGACGTTCACGGCGCTGGCCAAGGACGACAACGCCCCGCTGGCCAGCTTCCGGATCAAGGAACTGGCCACGTCGTACTCGTAA
- a CDS encoding helix-turn-helix domain-containing protein: MNTPLISGDLAATEADVSPATIRKWVQLGHLKAAGRQGRRSMYRLEDVFAAERVVRRAARA; encoded by the coding sequence ATGAACACACCGCTCATCTCGGGCGACCTCGCCGCCACCGAGGCCGACGTCTCGCCCGCGACCATCCGCAAGTGGGTCCAGCTCGGCCACCTGAAGGCCGCGGGACGGCAGGGACGGCGCTCCATGTACCGCCTGGAGGACGTGTTCGCCGCGGAGCGCGTCGTGCGACGGGCGGCGAGGGCGTAG
- a CDS encoding WhiB family transcriptional regulator: MPNRTDLPAPALNSAFADIRVSGPRRDEALDWRRNAACVDLPQQYVFTRTPAEAAPVLRACNQCPIRRECEAIVDPSHTWFDGVSGGRLWRNGREVKPRKPKPTEKLGSS, translated from the coding sequence ATGCCCAATCGGACAGATCTGCCCGCACCTGCTCTGAACAGCGCGTTCGCTGACATACGAGTCTCCGGGCCCCGCCGGGACGAAGCTCTCGACTGGCGCCGGAACGCCGCCTGCGTGGATCTCCCCCAGCAGTACGTCTTCACTCGCACCCCTGCCGAAGCGGCGCCGGTATTGCGCGCCTGCAATCAGTGCCCGATCCGACGTGAGTGTGAAGCCATCGTCGACCCGTCGCACACCTGGTTCGACGGGGTCAGCGGGGGACGCCTCTGGCGCAACGGCCGCGAGGTCAAACCGCGCAAGCCGAAGCCCACCGAGAAGCTGGGGAGTTCGTGA
- a CDS encoding transcriptional regulator, whose product MRERGYDIDSPRGGGKSKLADDAGVHRAAVSRLIQRQSMPDLETMRRLAAVLGVPLRDMLIRSGRLSENDLPIMAARGGDPEAPRLLSPEEAARRMGVPPELQAVFVRVTKAFLPQVE is encoded by the coding sequence ATGCGCGAGCGCGGTTACGACATCGACAGTCCGCGCGGCGGCGGCAAGTCGAAACTGGCGGACGACGCGGGCGTGCACCGGGCCGCGGTCAGCCGCCTCATCCAGCGGCAGAGCATGCCGGACCTGGAGACGATGCGGCGCCTCGCCGCGGTGCTCGGGGTCCCCCTGCGGGACATGCTGATCCGTTCGGGGCGGCTGTCCGAGAACGATCTGCCGATCATGGCGGCACGGGGCGGGGATCCCGAGGCCCCCCGACTGCTGAGCCCCGAGGAAGCGGCCCGGAGAATGGGGGTGCCCCCAGAGCTGCAGGCGGTCTTCGTGAGGGTCACGAAGGCGTTCCTGCCGCAGGTCGAGTAG
- a CDS encoding ankyrin repeat domain-containing protein, whose product MVLDAGAPLAAAVTGAIRSGDVAALRELLATHPGLAAAGVEQHGEAAGVRSLLHLATDWPGHFPAGPEVIEVLVAAGADPDARFVGAHSETPLHWAASNDDVAAVDALVAAGADIEAAGAVIGGGTPLADARGFGQWRAARRLLELGARTTLQDAATLGLLDRVTSCIDTGTDTDSDDITGAFWGACHGGHLATARFLLERGADLDWIGYDDMTPLDIAVEAGADDVAEWLRGEGAKRRRELG is encoded by the coding sequence GTGGTTCTCGACGCCGGCGCCCCGCTGGCCGCAGCCGTAACGGGCGCGATCCGGAGCGGTGACGTCGCGGCCCTGCGCGAGCTGCTCGCCACGCACCCCGGACTCGCCGCCGCGGGCGTCGAGCAGCACGGTGAGGCGGCGGGGGTGCGCAGCCTGCTCCACCTCGCCACGGACTGGCCCGGCCACTTCCCCGCCGGACCCGAGGTCATCGAGGTACTCGTCGCGGCGGGCGCGGACCCCGACGCCCGGTTCGTCGGCGCCCACAGCGAAACTCCGCTGCACTGGGCGGCGAGCAACGACGACGTGGCGGCGGTGGACGCGCTGGTCGCGGCGGGCGCGGACATCGAGGCGGCCGGGGCGGTCATCGGAGGCGGCACGCCGCTGGCCGACGCGCGCGGCTTCGGACAGTGGCGTGCGGCCCGTCGGCTCCTGGAACTCGGGGCGCGGACGACGCTCCAGGACGCGGCGACGCTGGGCCTGCTGGACAGGGTCACGTCCTGCATCGACACAGGTACGGACACCGACTCCGACGACATCACCGGCGCGTTCTGGGGCGCGTGCCACGGCGGACATCTGGCGACCGCCCGCTTCCTGCTCGAACGGGGCGCCGACCTCGACTGGATCGGGTACGACGACATGACGCCCCTGGACATCGCGGTCGAGGCGGGAGCCGACGACGTAGCGGAGTGGCTGCGGGGCGAAGGGGCCAAGAGGCGACGGGAGTTGGGGTGA
- a CDS encoding GNAT family N-acetyltransferase — protein MRRDRAADAADGHPVLRLRERSGQRDLEACVGVLAAVHKADGYPVNWPDEPGTWLEGADAIGAWVAELDGRVVGHVALSRPGPGDAAPGLWGREEAVTEAVAVTEAEAVAVMSRLYVAPDARGHGIGALLMGRALREARGRGLRPVLDVVSSDRSATALYERMGWQLLGVVEQEWEPGQRVVLHCYAAPGGE, from the coding sequence ATGAGACGAGACCGTGCCGCCGACGCGGCAGACGGCCACCCCGTCCTCCGGCTGCGGGAACGTTCCGGCCAGCGTGACCTGGAGGCCTGCGTCGGTGTGCTCGCGGCCGTGCACAAGGCCGACGGGTACCCGGTCAACTGGCCCGACGAGCCCGGGACTTGGCTGGAGGGCGCGGACGCCATAGGTGCGTGGGTGGCCGAGCTCGACGGGCGGGTCGTCGGCCACGTCGCGCTGTCCCGGCCCGGGCCGGGGGACGCGGCACCGGGGCTGTGGGGGCGCGAGGAGGCGGTGACGGAGGCGGTGGCCGTGACGGAGGCGGAGGCCGTGGCCGTGATGAGTCGCCTGTACGTCGCGCCGGACGCCCGGGGGCATGGGATCGGGGCCCTTCTGATGGGGAGGGCCCTCCGGGAGGCGCGGGGGCGCGGACTGCGTCCGGTCCTGGACGTGGTGTCATCCGACCGGTCGGCTACCGCGCTCTACGAACGTATGGGGTGGCAGCTGCTGGGCGTGGTCGAGCAGGAGTGGGAGCCGGGGCAGCGGGTCGTACTGCACTGTTACGCGGCTCCCGGCGGCGAGTAG
- a CDS encoding ABC-F family ATP-binding cassette domain-containing protein, which yields MITVRGVDVRVGARLLLSDVSFHIAPGDRVGLVGRNGAGKTTLLKVLAGQTAPADGTVTRTGSVGHLAQDPRAADPAVTVTDRILSARGLDEAVAALRTAEAAMAGAAGPAAQERAMAAYARADDRFQAYGGYAAEAEAARVAAGLGLPERVMGRPVGELSGGQRRRVELARILFAHHDTVLLDEPTNHLDADSVAWLRTYLAGYPGGVVLISHDTGLLAETVNRVLHVDALRATIDVHNTGWHAYRAQRAADERRRTRERANAERKAASLRAQADKMRSHVSTATAAKNMDRRAERMLAGTEPGRRSEKVARIRLPEPAPCGRMPLGAVALSKSYGTHDVLSGVDLAVDRGSRLVVLGLNGAGKTTLLRLLAGRELPDAGRVVAGPGLRLGYFAQEHDTLDGTRTVRENLAGAAPQLTDGEVRRVLGSFLFGGDDADKPASVLSGGEKTRLALAGLVHSGANVLLLDEPTNNLDPASRNEVLSAVGTYPGAIVMVTHDEGAIDALRPDRVLLLPDGDEDMWSSGYRELVALA from the coding sequence ATGATCACCGTTCGAGGTGTCGACGTGCGCGTCGGTGCCCGTCTTCTGCTGTCCGACGTCTCCTTCCACATCGCCCCCGGCGACCGCGTCGGCCTGGTCGGGCGCAACGGCGCCGGTAAGACCACCCTCCTGAAGGTCCTCGCGGGGCAGACCGCCCCGGCCGACGGCACCGTCACCCGTACCGGTTCCGTCGGGCATCTCGCCCAGGACCCGCGCGCCGCCGACCCTGCCGTCACCGTCACCGACCGCATCCTGTCCGCGCGTGGCCTGGACGAGGCCGTCGCGGCGCTGCGTACCGCGGAGGCCGCGATGGCCGGAGCCGCGGGACCGGCCGCGCAGGAGCGTGCCATGGCCGCCTACGCCCGCGCCGACGACCGCTTCCAGGCATACGGCGGGTACGCCGCCGAGGCCGAGGCCGCCCGGGTCGCCGCCGGGCTCGGACTGCCCGAGCGGGTGATGGGCCGGCCCGTCGGCGAGCTCTCGGGCGGCCAGCGACGCCGCGTCGAGCTCGCGCGGATCCTGTTCGCGCACCACGACACCGTGCTCCTCGACGAGCCGACCAACCACCTGGACGCCGACTCGGTGGCCTGGCTGCGCACTTACCTCGCCGGGTATCCGGGCGGCGTCGTGCTCATCAGCCACGACACCGGACTCCTCGCCGAGACCGTCAACCGTGTCCTCCACGTCGACGCGCTGCGCGCCACCATCGACGTCCACAACACCGGTTGGCACGCCTACCGCGCCCAGCGCGCCGCCGACGAGCGTCGACGTACCCGCGAACGCGCCAACGCCGAGCGCAAGGCGGCCTCGCTGCGCGCGCAGGCCGACAAGATGCGCTCCCACGTCTCCACCGCCACCGCCGCGAAGAACATGGACCGGCGCGCCGAGCGGATGCTCGCCGGTACGGAGCCGGGGCGGCGGAGCGAGAAGGTCGCGCGGATCCGGCTGCCCGAGCCCGCGCCGTGCGGCCGGATGCCGCTCGGCGCGGTGGCATTGAGCAAGTCGTACGGGACTCATGACGTCTTGAGCGGCGTCGACCTGGCCGTCGACCGGGGGAGTCGGCTCGTCGTCCTCGGTCTCAACGGTGCCGGGAAGACGACGCTGCTGCGACTGCTCGCCGGGCGTGAACTCCCGGACGCCGGGCGGGTGGTGGCCGGGCCCGGGCTGCGGCTCGGGTACTTCGCGCAGGAGCACGACACGTTGGACGGTACGAGAACGGTCCGGGAGAACCTCGCGGGTGCGGCCCCGCAGCTGACCGACGGCGAGGTGCGGCGCGTGCTGGGGTCGTTCCTGTTCGGCGGCGACGACGCGGACAAGCCCGCATCGGTCCTCTCGGGCGGCGAGAAGACGCGGCTCGCGCTGGCCGGGCTCGTCCACTCCGGCGCGAACGTCCTGCTCCTCGACGAGCCCACCAACAACCTCGATCCGGCGTCCAGGAACGAGGTGCTGAGCGCGGTGGGGACGTACCCCGGAGCCATCGTGATGGTCACGCACGACGAGGGTGCGATCGACGCCCTGCGACCGGACCGGGTGCTGCTGCTCCCGGACGGGGACGAGGACATGTGGAGCTCCGGATACCGGGAGTTGGTCGCGCTCGCCTGA
- a CDS encoding type II toxin-antitoxin system VapB family antitoxin — MIFKRIGNGRPYPDHGRESTRQWADVAPRPVRLDQLVTTKGQLDLETLLAEDSTFYGDLFAHVVKWQGDLYLEDGLHRAVRAALQQRQVLHARVLELG; from the coding sequence GTGATCTTCAAGCGCATCGGAAACGGCCGGCCGTACCCCGACCACGGCCGGGAAAGCACCCGGCAGTGGGCGGACGTCGCGCCGCGCCCGGTCCGCCTCGATCAGCTCGTCACCACCAAGGGCCAGCTGGATCTGGAGACCCTCCTCGCCGAGGACTCGACGTTCTACGGCGACCTCTTCGCGCACGTCGTGAAGTGGCAGGGCGATCTCTACCTCGAGGACGGCCTGCACCGCGCGGTCCGCGCCGCGCTCCAGCAGCGCCAGGTGCTCCACGCGCGCGTGCTCGAACTCGGCTGA
- a CDS encoding LytR C-terminal domain-containing protein: MSMLTPPGMGGKYRITGDKYPRMRRPSGRRRIVLAVIASVAAVGLIGWGTLQLIDVFTGGTKASAAGHASQDCDRKQAVDAPRTTSEQKQKQKQKPLPEPKQITVNVYNATPRGGLAKNTADELKKRGFTIGKVGNATKAYDKKVKGTALLLGAKSAADTAIPVLGTQLTGAEHRSDARKSGEVDLVIGTRFKNLAKKEDADKALAALAKPEPTPIASDKNC; encoded by the coding sequence ATGAGCATGCTCACTCCCCCCGGCATGGGCGGCAAGTACCGCATCACGGGGGACAAATATCCACGGATGCGCCGCCCCAGCGGTCGCCGCAGGATCGTGCTCGCGGTCATCGCGTCCGTCGCGGCCGTCGGCCTGATCGGCTGGGGCACGCTGCAGCTCATCGACGTGTTCACGGGCGGCACCAAGGCATCCGCCGCGGGCCACGCCTCCCAGGACTGCGACCGCAAACAGGCCGTCGACGCACCCCGGACGACCTCGGAACAGAAGCAGAAACAGAAGCAGAAACCGCTGCCCGAGCCGAAGCAGATCACCGTCAACGTCTACAACGCCACGCCCCGCGGCGGCCTCGCCAAGAACACCGCCGACGAGCTCAAGAAGCGCGGCTTCACCATCGGCAAGGTCGGCAACGCGACGAAGGCGTACGACAAGAAGGTCAAGGGCACCGCGCTGCTCCTCGGCGCCAAGTCCGCCGCCGACACCGCGATCCCCGTGCTCGGCACGCAGCTCACCGGCGCCGAGCACCGGTCCGACGCCCGCAAGAGCGGCGAGGTCGACCTGGTCATCGGCACGCGGTTCAAGAACCTGGCCAAAAAAGAGGACGCCGACAAGGCCCTGGCCGCACTGGCCAAGCCCGAGCCGACGCCCATCGCGTCCGACAAGAACTGCTGA
- the upp gene encoding uracil phosphoribosyltransferase, with the protein MRIHVVDHPLVAHKLTTLRDKRTDSPTFRRLADELVTLLAYEATRDVRTEQVDIETPVTRTTGVKLSYPRPLVVPILRAGLGMLDGMVRLLPTAEVGFLGMIRNEETLEASTYATRMPEDLSGRQVYVLDPMLATGGTLVAAIQELIKRGADDVTAVVLLAAPEGVEVMERELAGTPVTVVTASVDERLNEQGYIVPGLGDAGDRMYGTAE; encoded by the coding sequence ATGCGGATCCACGTCGTCGACCACCCGCTGGTGGCGCACAAACTCACCACGCTGCGCGACAAGCGCACCGACTCCCCGACCTTCCGGCGCCTCGCCGACGAGCTGGTCACCCTGCTCGCGTACGAGGCCACCCGGGACGTGCGCACCGAGCAGGTCGACATCGAGACCCCCGTGACGCGGACGACGGGCGTGAAGCTGTCGTACCCGCGTCCGCTGGTGGTCCCGATCCTCCGGGCCGGGCTCGGCATGCTCGACGGCATGGTGCGGCTGCTGCCGACCGCCGAGGTGGGCTTCCTCGGCATGATCCGCAACGAGGAGACCCTGGAGGCCTCCACGTACGCGACGCGCATGCCGGAGGACCTCTCCGGGCGTCAGGTGTACGTCCTCGACCCGATGCTCGCCACGGGCGGCACGCTCGTCGCGGCGATCCAGGAACTCATCAAGCGCGGCGCCGACGACGTGACCGCCGTGGTGCTGCTCGCCGCCCCCGAGGGCGTCGAGGTCATGGAGCGCGAGCTGGCGGGGACGCCGGTGACGGTCGTGACGGCCTCGGTCGACGAGCGGCTCAACGAGCAGGGGTACATCGTGCCGGGACTCGGCGACGCGGGTGACCGGATGTACGGGACCGCGGAGTAG